ctgtttctttgtattGCTGAGTAAGATACCATTGttttatgcttgatgtacctagattgtacgctactggattggATAATATAAGTGTCTTTTGACACgaagttacctacatctggcaatgctgtttctttgtacatttgagctACCATAGttttatgcttgatgtacctagattgtacgttactggattgggtaatgtaaacatcttttgacatgaagttatcacatctggcaatgctgtttctttgtacatttgagtCACAAAATACAATagtttggggtaattacctttttccctcATGAACaaccaacttttgcgcaaagcctCCACAAACTactaactcgaccaaaatagagtattcaactaccaaacacaaccattttccccccttccgtcaattagagggttaaaacaaacagtcaacgggtcacgtgaccgtcacgtgccgttttacatgggggcatgctggaagatggtggtagttcataggggcatgttggaagatggtggcagttcatgggggcaaaataggaagaaaatgagggtaaaacagcaTGTGACAGTCACGTGACCTGTTGACCATTTGTTTTAACCCTTTTGACTGGCGGAAgaggggaaaatggttgtctttggtagttgaatgctctattttggtcgagttggtagtttgtgggggctttgcgcaaaagttggtagttcatgggggaaaaaggtaattacccccaaTAGTTTTATAGTAGGTGAGAAgatatgtagttgtttccaaggtgggatgactggaacttctgtATGTGTTcgcagctacatagtatgctttaaatattttctattagtcggtgtttgctaaatCAGccatgggggttttcaaacaaaagtttataaattggtagctgttatagtgctcgcaaaactaaaataaagaaaagttgattctttgtgaaaactcagtgaatagtatacctctgaagtcttagtgtaattatttatgttaaggcggtgggctcataattccacctgtacggatgcggcaacccccgcaaccgtacagacattgatgctttggttgcaggttctacggatatagatattgactcgttcacctagcgtatgggatgctatgattggagcacatcgcgacagtcataagttatgaactcatgggtagtccgtatTTTGcgtattatatttttatggCTCGTGTTTTATGTGGCTTATGTATTTATTGAAccctgtattttagtatgtaattagtgtaatatgttttataaaccttaaatagatagactcgTAAATGGCTCTCGTTGTTGTAATTAACAGTTaggtattagatgtatttctgcttatgatatgtgttccgctgcatattgatatttatattccgctgtgttagatgtaactatgaatatcaggtacatgttatggaacgtgtacgttatgttggctgagcgacaagtagtcgtgccactgtgaagatccatttatatatgttttttttttaaaaaaaaaatgggtcgtcataGATCCCATGAAggtcgccagcggggacgctgggtcccaagaaggggtgattgtgatgtcccacatctcctgggaatggagatgtgcttatatgtataaatgtacaatttatgacacaacgcgttttaaagccatgatggcgatgaacctatcagaactccgtagttaagcgtgcttctgcgagagtaatccCAGGATGAGTGacttcctgggaagtctggtttgggggagccaaaagcggacaatattgtttcattgagggtgggtcgttacattaggtccaacccctaagataaacttcgcatgaacacttgagcacatactggcaatagcttgagagctagcagatcttcgattctcactaaacaccatctcaaagcactatgcAATTCTCTGttgaattctatacaaaacactagcctagagccccatatttataggcttcaagagaccttgaaaACTGTTGAAAATCAAACTCTGACTGACGAGCGTCCAGACAGAAGATagcctcgtccagacggatTTCAGCGATCCTTCAGaaatagcgcaattctatccttatcaggtttgcatccggatggcttgaccgagcgtccggatggtcttcgctAGAATTCTTTCCGTGTTCGAACGGAaatctggagttatctgaattactggatatcgtccAGACGAGTTGccgagtcgtccagacggaatacagaaactttccaaatagtgttgacttctgaaatacaatccttgttgaatactaattgacctggcgtctggacggtgttgctctgtcgtccgagtgtcttcaatgtttatccataagacactgcggggcgttcggacgccttcaaaggcctgtccgaacggttgcacaagaaccgactgatttgtcttggtttttgcaatggactcttcatggatatgTTCTAGAAGCTTGTAAACAGTAAATGTCTGAATATTATGAAGATTCCGATTTGAAAATCGActgtcctgttaaaacgcaaccattacataaagtgtttttgttttaaccagaatgtagccaatacaAATACTAAcatgaatgatttcaaagtatttgatgaaatgttggatttgtttagttttaagggaacatgatttagcaactgcatgattttatagcatgatacaatagtgaaacatatactggtcaggcacagagcatagagcatgtagtatagagcatacatataATAACAGTACAATAGTAACAGAATGCAGTAAACACAGTTAAACAGCAGTTGtcagcatcgtgggggaccCAAGCCCCCAGTAGACCCAGTTTCATGTatatcatatatagcattgttttatgagtgatgtttttatgttatgaatagcttttactagacgtgttggtatgtataagtgtcttaaatgaaaagcacttatttatatttctatcggatagtcacaTGTGTTAAGaaacattgaacttgaatgtacaTGGATTCATAATTGCCCAGGTGCGaataatggcatgtctatgagtaagaaggttgactgttattgtttttcaggaaagacgtgttaacataattgagtttaactgtagtgctcacatgatctattgacgttcaaggcatgaagctaaaatacgattagagatggtgttgcaaGTATAATGTTGAAGGatgatatcctagtatggaagagtaatatgtcatgttttattgcttaagactAATGTGTAGACATGATATCTGTGATAGAGTGATCGTGTACACCTATGTCTGAGCCATCGTTGAAAAATACTATAATAGAGGGGTTTATATGTAGAATCTTCCAATCGGTAGACTGAAACTTCTATATATTTTCACGGTTATATAGTAtgtcttaaatattttttgaatagtcggtgtttgctgtatTAGCTATTTGTAAATTGTGGCTGATATATTGtgcgcacgactaaaaataaaataaaggttggttctttgtaaaaactcagttagttttatatcactgaggtcttagtatgttttatactgagacgaTGGattcattctttcacctatgcagaTGTGGATACCATCACAACCGTGTTGATGATATTTCTATGATTGCAGGTACTCCTGAGGCGGATGATGATCCGGTAGCGTACTATttgggttactacgattgaagcctGTAGCGACAGTCGTAGGGGGTTGGACTATGGTGTCCTTATTTTGAGTACTTTTGTATATGGTTTGTGGCGTATGTGCCAcgtattattttatataagccattcttttgtaatagttatatgtagttaagccttaaacagatagacttgtGTTATGGCTCACTTTTGTGTAGATAACaggtttatttataattatggTAATCCGCTATGTTTGATGGTATCATGATGTATTCCGCTGTAGATATAACTTTATAtttcaggtacatgttatgagGCATATGCcatatgttggttgagcgacatgcagtcgtgccactgtgatactcgttttacgttttgttaaaaaaaaaaaaaaaaaaaaaaaaacgaggtCGCCCCAAAAACAATGGCCTAGCTTAACTATTTTAAACTATCACACGGCCACACATGACCTTGAAGAACTCCAATCACCTCGAGCCATGGTGGGAGCCAAAGTACGAGCTATCCCTGGAATATTGATCTCTCCATTGTATAAGAATCTTGCGAGCCTAAGCGCCTTCTTCCAAGCACTTGTTCTGCTTGGAGTTGAATTGCCTTCGTTTGCCTCTTGCTGATCATGTTGATAATTCTTTAGTAAGCGGATTAATGATAGTAGAAAACAAATGGTAGAAATTGCACCAGATATAAGGTAAAGGCCCCAGAAGCTCTGGAGGCTCAAATATTCTGTACTATTGGATGTTAGATTCACTGAACATGACTCATTTGAAGGAGTCAACCATTCATCTTCAAGTCGTGTGAGGTTGCCTTTTTCTAATAGCCttaaaattgattttgaaaaatccttGGCTATTGGAGAGCCTTTTTAGAATGCCTACATGAAAGATATATAAGAATTGATTCCTATCAGAGAAAAAGATGCTATTTTCTTATAAGACTCCAAATTAAATGGATGATAGAAGAAAAGGtagagggaaaaaaaagggCGAAATGGTGTAAGTAGTTAGATAtactcttgtatattttttttgtttcttttatatcATAGCATGTACTacaaagatttttttaattagtatttatttaaaatttgtgtttaAACATTTGGCCACCATGCATGGAAAGTTTGAGAAAGATCTACAGAATTATTTCTTCCCATATTTAAATTGTCTGAAAGACATATTTTCTGCTAAGAAATCTCAAAGACATGACATTGAAGTTTACTATAGAAATTTGGGATGATCAACTTGAAGTTATGTGGAAATTGAAACAGCAAAGTTGTAGTAACTACTCACAAAGCCAAATCCTCCAAATTTATAGGTAGGTGTGGTGGCAGTGTACCCCTTGCAATGCTGGTTGATGAAAACTTTCTTATATGGAAGTTCAAGAAAGGCAGCAGTTATATGCTTGTTCTCAAATAGCTCTCTGTACTCAGATTCGTTGAAAACCGTGATGATGTTCTCTGAATTGAATCCAATCACATCCTCTAGGTAATTCCTGACAAATGAATCATTATCACAACCAACTTTTGAGTTGCTGCTCTTTAGCCACTCAATATCTGTATTAACTTCTTGTAGTCTTTGCACGGTGAACATAGAAGACAGACTAGCAGTGTAGCTCGAGGTTAAGATCCACACAAGAAGGAGCCATACTACCACCACCACTCGAGTTAAGTTGCTGTTAATTTTCTCTCCTGCAAAGAAAAAACATGGAGTTCACAAGCACTCGATGCGACGATGTTTCTGACAGAAACTTAactgaaaatatataaataatcgTGTATGTTGTAATATTCAGATATTAATCATAGAATATTTCTTGTTATAATTCTAGAAATTTGGTACTTAACTATGAGCGAAGAACAGAGAGGAGAATGTGAACCAAAACGTGGTCCCAATCTGATTCTTCCATGGGCCACTAAATTCTGGATTGCATTGATGCTCCAAGAACCAAATTATAAGCATTGTGTAAAGCATGATGGCACCAGTCACCACCCACATTTCCCACGTGAAAGGCTTCAAAAAGATCCATGCTTTTGACTCTTCAGGTTTTGTAGGAACTATCATGGACAACCCTGACTCGGTGTAGGGCTGAGTAAAGTCCACGTATTCCAATCTGTCAGCCAatattagggttggcaattcgggtcaacgggtcgggttcgtgtcgacccggctgacccgattacataatcgggtcagacacgaacccgacccgattattaatcgggtcagaCACTagaacccgaacacgacccagtTGTGAACCGGGTTACACGACACGAACCCGTTGAACCCGGTAACGCGTGCCCACTGCCCACCCCACAACCCACAGGACACGACGTCGACGAGCCCAGTGCCCACCCCACAGCCCACAGGACACGACGTCGACGAGGTGGAGCAGCCGAGCAGGGCTGGCAAGCCCAAGCCTCCGGATCTGATGAGTCGATGACTAGAACCGAGCACTTCCGCCTTTAGGAGGTTCGACTGGCTTGGACCTTGAAAGATCCGGTGGGGACGACGCCAGTGGAAATTGAATGGAAAGAGCCGGTGGGGACGACGCCGGTGGAGATCGAAGGGAAAGCCCGGACAGAACCGGTGGAGATGTCGCCGTTTTGGAGGGTTGCGTGGTGGAGCTCGGCTTTGAGAACTCTGCTTTTGCGGCTCTGAGAGCTTGGGCCCCTGGACCTCGTGGGGAGGATCCGAGTCTCCGAGAGGTGTCTCGGCCGTTTAGGAGGGTTGCGGTGTGAACTGTGAGTCTGTGAACttaatgaagattgaagatggTGAACTGGCGGCACTAGCCCAACTGGGTGATGGCGTgaagcaaaaagaaaacaagaaatgggTGATGCGTGATCCGGGTAGGGTTTCACCGTTTCGGTCCTTTTGGTTTTGGAcctgactttaaaaaaaaaaaaaaaaaaaaaaaaaaaaaaaaaaaaagaggacaaAAACGTGTCTGgggggtcaacccgcgggttgacccgccagacacgattataaacggatcataatcgggttgacccgattatgacccgaacccgataatattaaaccctaaccctgaattttcgtgttgtgttcgtgtcgggttcgcgggtcgtgtcaaaaattgccaaccctagccAATATGGTCACGTCACCAACGACAGCATCATAAGTCTTCCATTGTTTTTGATCCACGTGACAAGGGTAGTCTTTATCAGAAACAAGAAATTGTATtcggaaaattgaaaaaacacaaTAATCATCAACTGAGAAAATTCCAGTTAAGAGCAGATTTTGCTGCTCTTCCTGCAACTTCCAAGTGTTAGAGCAGATAATGCAGCAGATGAAAACAacatttcaaattcaacacaaaGATATAAACCAGCAGCTCAAGATCATGACAGACACATTAACTCAAACTTAAGATAGGATAGAATAAcattttgaatttgtaatgcTATCTTGTATCGTTATCTGATTGTGCAATCCTCTGTAAATAGTTATTTACAAATACAAGTCGAAATCTCGACACCAAGTGTGTGAAAATGATCTCATCAAACACCTATAGTTCAGTTTATTATACCAAGGGGCTTGAGAAGATTCAGAGTTTTGAGAAAACAACATCAGAAGAAAGTCCCATCAGAAAAACATATGAAATTTTCAATCACCAAAAAATGCTTCTCAAACAAAAGTTATCCAATTAGTTTTTTCAATTCTATTTACTTTTCAATTCCCACTTTTTCAAGAACTCTGTTCGAAACTCAAAtcacttttttgaaaacttttgtAAAGTACTTTCgaaaattaaaatgaagttgTTTGTTTGTGTCATGCACTACATGAAGATTAATAAGGAGTTTCACGAAACTGAACGGCAAAGTTGAAATTGTTACCTTGTCGAAAACTCCGTAAACCAATTCGTCATAGGTGCTGTTGAAGGCCACAAATTTGTAAGGCAAACTATAATTCAAATTAGATAGCACCATCTCGAAAACTTTTATGCACCAACCTCCATATTTGATATCATCTTTGTTGCTGTCATCTACCTTAACAAACTTCTGGAATGAAGTTCTCCCGGGAACTCCAATTATCAATGGATTCTTGTCAGTAGGCATTGCCCAGCCTTTTGGTCTGCTTAAGTTCATCTCGGCGGGCCAAATCACTGGGGCAGCCAAACGTTGTCTACCTTTTTCTGTCACAAGGCCTTTTGAGAACCTATCATATGGCGCCCAAAAGTCTAATTCTTCATACCTCTTATTTCGCACATTTACAATCCTCAATTTGGGGGGAGTTTGCAACAGCTTTCCTCCTTCGAAACGTATTTCGCCACTTAAACCAGAGAAACTGCTTGATGCTATATTCCTTAACAAAATCTCTGCGCTACTGATGTTACTGGCCTGTGAAATGGTCCTAATGCTATCATATGCTCGTAGAGCATGAATTCCCGGCTTAGGATTAGCCTCCTCTGGATACTCGGATTGGAATTTTTTTGAGAACAGGGCATAGAAATCTTTGTAAGAATCAGTACTAGTAGAATAGTAGGTCTTGATCCCTAAAGCACCTTCCATAGAGGAAATAACAGAGTCGTCAACCGAGTACAGGAAACTTGTTACACTGTCCGTGATAATCCAAGCTGACTCGTTCCCCATAAACCCGAGATTTTTAGCTTCTCTGAACAAATGAGTCGCCATCGACAACGATGactgaagaacaataaaaacCCGAGATTTTGTTGCATTCTGTAGCTTCAGCAGCTCGTCCAGAACAAACCCTTTTGGAGAAGACAGAGAAGAAGCTGGTGGAAGAACTAAACGATAATCAATCTCTGAATCAACATCCTGAAGAGCCTTGGATAGAAGAAGAGCTGACATCCCCGAGTCACTGGCATACGGACCATCTTCATGTATCACCACAACCTTTTTCCATTGGTACACCCCAACAATATCTGCAACGCATTTGATTTGTGAAGAACCGTTGTTAGCCATTTGTATTAAGAAAGGCCAACGGCGTTCCATCTGCGGTGGGGTTATGACACGAGCTGCGAATGAAATAATCGGAACTTTTTCCTTGTTTCCAACAGAAGCTACGAGTGCGGCTTCCTCCCATTTGTTCATGCCAATAATTACATCcactttcttttccttaatgaGCTCTTCAGCTGCAGTAAAAGTAGGAGATTAGTTCTATAAATACAAtagaaatatgatatatcatcgtAAAATTTACTGACCGGCAGAAGCAACTTGAAGGGGGTCTAACTGGCCGGAGTCCTGGAAATGGAGGGACAGCTTGTTAGACTTTGAATAGCGGTTGAAGTTTTCCGCCGCAATTTCAATGGCTATTTTCTGTTCTTTCCCGATTCGGGACTTGACATCAATGATTCCACCAATATTTGTAACTATGGTTGTATTAGTAGCTTGACCTCCATGGGAGATCAAGAGAAGAATAGAGATTAGTAGGGAAAAGAGGTGGCAAAACTTTAGAAGTATGTTATtggtaaagaaaagaaatcccaTTTTGTATGTGATAATTGTgtacacaaaagaataaaagaataaataaatacacaaggCTCAAGGTAGCACTTATTATATATGGACATGCATATCTGGTTGTTCTTCGATCTAGAGTGTGTATATCGCCGAGGAATTTCGTATATTTCGCTTTCCTCTCTTTGAATTGACTTCAGAAAACGCGGACCCGAGACTAGGAAATGTCGGCATGGAATTTGGGATATTTTGCTGGTAAATGACTTTTATGCCTTTTaaatctttataaaattttaaatttgtttttaattttagggttaaatatctaATTATTACttgaattttaagttttttaaatttggtaGTTGATTTTTCGTTTGTTTCATAAGTGGACTTGAGTTTAGGGGTAAAAACTACTTTAGGACTTCTATTACATTTTGCATCTAAATAGTAACGGTATACCACGAGTCCACCGCAGAGGTTGACACGTAGtaccatacaaaaaaaaataaaaaataaaaaataaaaatatttaaactatataaaaataataaaataataattgaaaaaaaaaaagggtggcgcaccagggtggccgaaccacccatggtagaaaaaaaaattataaaaaaattattaaataaaaaaattgatagattttGACCCTTGGTGTGGCTCAGTTTTAGAGGGTTTGCCCATGAGAATGGCTGAACCACACCCATGGGCCacgggagtggttcggccacccttagACTGGTCGACctaggggtggtcgaaccaccccattgcccttgggggtggttcggctaccccaagggccaaaacccatcattttttattattttttttggtcatgGGGTGGGCGAACCACCCCCCAAACTAAGCCacccttcttttttgttttttgttttttaaattatattactttcttatttttatataattttttattttttttatatagtgccacgtgtcaactgctagcagaccgttaatatttggaaGAAAAATGTAATAGAAATACCAAAGTGATTTTTACCCCTAAACTCAGGTCtatctatgaaacaaatgaaaacttaggtactaaatttaataAAGATTAAAACTCGGataccaatagggtatttagcccttaattttaaattaaaaattgaaaaaataataacttaatttttttaaaaaaacaaaaaaaaatggtgaccCCACCATAGGTCTGGTGAGCCACAACTGTGGGTCACCACGAAACCTAAGGTGGTGACTCCGCCATCGATCAGagcccaaatttttattattattaaatgagaagaacaaaaaagagagtattttcatcattttcaaGAATTTCACAAAAAGTCCTAATAGATATGGGCATTGCATCAAATTAAAAGTtcgatggttgaaattgaaggtttttaaatttaatttaggATAGTATTTCAAGATGAGTAGAAG
This DNA window, taken from Alnus glutinosa chromosome 5, dhAlnGlut1.1, whole genome shotgun sequence, encodes the following:
- the LOC133869718 gene encoding glutamate receptor 2.7-like, whose product is MGFLFFTNNILLKFCHLFSLLISILLLISHGGQATNTTIVTNIGGIIDVKSRIGKEQKIAIEIAAENFNRYSKSNKLSLHFQDSGQLDPLQVASAAEELIKEKKVDVIIGMNKWEEAALVASVGNKEKVPIISFAARVITPPQMERRWPFLIQMANNGSSQIKCVADIVGVYQWKKVVVIHEDGPYASDSGMSALLLSKALQDVDSEIDYRLVLPPASSLSSPKGFVLDELLKLQNATKSRVFIVLQSSLSMATHLFREAKNLGFMGNESAWIITDSVTSFLYSVDDSVISSMEGALGIKTYYSTSTDSYKDFYALFSKKFQSEYPEEANPKPGIHALRAYDSIRTISQASNISSAEILLRNIASSSFSGLSGEIRFEGGKLLQTPPKLRIVNVRNKRYEELDFWAPYDRFSKGLVTEKGRQRLAAPVIWPAEMNLSRPKGWAMPTDKNPLIIGVPGRTSFQKFVKVDDSNKDDIKYGGWCIKVFEMVLSNLNYSLPYKFVAFNSTYDELVYGVFDKTYDAVVGDVTILADRLEYVDFTQPYTESGLSMIVPTKPEESKAWIFLKPFTWEMWVVTGAIMLYTMLIIWFLEHQCNPEFSGPWKNQIGTTFWFTFSSLFFAHREKINSNLTRVVVVVWLLLVWILTSSYTASLSSMFTVQRLQEVNTDIEWLKSSNSKVGCDNDSFVRNYLEDVIGFNSENIITVFNESEYRELFENKHITAAFLELPYKKVFINQHCKGYTATTPTYKFGGFGFVSSYYNFAVSIST